The nucleotide window CATGTATGACTAAGCGACTAAAGTCAACGCCAGAGCAAATTTTCGAATCGTTAGACGGCGTTCTAGGGAAAAATGATCTCAGCCTAATGGTCATTCAAATGAAACTACTTGATGACTATGGTCGAGCAATCACTGAATTAGATAATCTAATTGATGAGCAATTGGCAGATCAAGCTGATTTACTACATCGTCTTCAAGAAATTCCTGGTATCAGTGATACAACCGCTCAGACCGTCATCGCCGAGGTTGGCCCGGATGTAAGTCCGTTCGTCGATGCTCACCACCTAGCATCTTGGGCAGGCCTTTGCCCAGGTAGCTACGAATCTGCCGGTAAGAAACATGGTTCCGCAACTTTACATGGTAATGGTCATCTAAAAGCGGCCCTAGTGACCGCCGCAATGGGGGCCAAGAGGACTAAGAAGTCCGGACTAAAAGATTACTACTGGCGGATAAGCTCAAGGATGGATAAGCAAAAGGCAGTTATAGCACTAGCACATAAACTCTTGCGAATAATCTATGCCTTGATTCAAAACGGATCAACCTATCAAGAATATAAAAAAGACCAACGCAAGGCAATTACGTTGGCCACAAACAATTAAATACTAGCTAGTATCACAAGTATACTAGATTTTTTTCGCAGATTCGAGCGTTATGGTTTCGTGCGCTCAAAAATCTCTTTATTTCATATAAAAAGAACCACTCCCCATTCCTACGAATGGGCGAGTGGTTCTGAAAGCTAAGAAACTCCGGCTTGCTAAACAATCTCTCTGAATCCTTTATTAGCATCTCTTAAACTCTAATAGCTAACTGTACAGGAAAAATTGGGTTTCGTCAAGGGTTATTTGAATTTTTTTATATTGGCGCACTCCGGCGGCCAGGGACGGGGCCTGCTGTGGGGACGCTTCAGCCACAAACCGGGCTTCTCGCTCGCTTTGAAGCCACGAAAAACCACGTGTCTTCCAAGACGCCCACGGCCTAAGCTAGCCTAAATCGCTAGCTAACGCCGTTTTCACCGCTGGCCCCGTCCCTGGCCACCTCCGGCTTACATAGATTATTACCAAAGGAATCCAATAATCTAACGAAGTTGTGTAATGAATGAAATCTCGATACTCTATAATGTTTTACGTATCCGACCACTAAGTATTTAATACTTGGCATCTTAAAGTTAAATATCCGCCGCTCAACGCCAATGATAGTAAATTACTAACCTCATCCCCGATGTCCGTTCAAGTAAGTTACCACATCGCGTCCCAACCGGTTCATCCCACGATACTGTTGTGCTTGATTTCCCTGCTGGGCCATGACCACAATAGTATAGACACCGTGCTTGGTCCGAAAAAGACTGGCATCATTCTGAACGCCCTTGTCTGGATATTCGCCGGTCTTGTTGAAGACCGTTGCGTGCTTGACTAACTTGGGGAGCTTGGAATGGTTACGACAATGCCGCAACAACGTCAACATCCGGTTGTCGTACGTCTTACCCAGTAACTGGTGACGATAGGTTTCACTGAGAAACTGAGTCAAATCGGCCACCGACGTGTAGTTATCATGCCCCTTGGCCAATGCCCGTGTATCCATCATGTAGCGTCGCAGATGGGAATGCGTAAAGCCATACTGTTTCATCGTTTGATTGACCCGTTTGAACCCGCCCAACTTATGGATCAAACGGTTAGTCGCCGCATTATCCGAATTGTGAATCATCCGCTTTAGGTCAGTCTTGGTGGCCGCCGTCAGCGTCAACTTATGCTGCTGCACACGTTTAAAAACCGTCAACATCACGAACACCTTGATGGTGCTGGCTGAACGTTGACCACGAACCCGCTGGTTACCCGTAGTCACTGACAAGGGCTGCTTGCCTAACCGCGTGACCTTGACCGACCAACGACCGTGAGCGGCCCGCATGTCCCGTTTAATCATTTTTTGAATGGTAGCTGGCTGAGCAGTCTTCGCCTTAGCCTGAACCCCAATTGCCGGCCACAACAAACTAGCTAATAAGAGCACTAGTAACCCTAACTTTAATCGTCTCATTTATTTACTCCTCACGATGATGTTGGTGTACGAGCCCTTTGGCTAAATGTTCGCCGGGCAGTATTTAGCTAAAATAAGCTATTTATAATGGTTTAATTATAGGTGAAAAATATATTAGCTGCAACATCGTTTCAGTAGTAGCCTAATCGCAGAAAGATTAATCCGACGCACTTTCTATTTATGTGAGACCACATCTTGATAGCCACCTACTTAGAGCGTATACTTTGAATGTTATTAAGATTTATCATCGAATTCTAATGGTCAAACAACGGGGAAGGTTCGCTCGACCAT belongs to Levilactobacillus yonginensis and includes:
- a CDS encoding serine hydrolase gives rise to the protein MRRLKLGLLVLLLASLLWPAIGVQAKAKTAQPATIQKMIKRDMRAAHGRWSVKVTRLGKQPLSVTTGNQRVRGQRSASTIKVFVMLTVFKRVQQHKLTLTAATKTDLKRMIHNSDNAATNRLIHKLGGFKRVNQTMKQYGFTHSHLRRYMMDTRALAKGHDNYTSVADLTQFLSETYRHQLLGKTYDNRMLTLLRHCRNHSKLPKLVKHATVFNKTGEYPDKGVQNDASLFRTKHGVYTIVVMAQQGNQAQQYRGMNRLGRDVVTYLNGHRG
- a CDS encoding IS110 family transposase — encoded protein: MEVVAESVAGIDVHQKQVTITVLIGSSSVQKPKRFSNRFGTTTSALKACGEWLVEKNVEKVAMESTGQYWRPVWQVLESFNFDMILCNPRIIKNIPGKKTDQKDSEWLADLTRCGLVSASLIPPRNIQELRESTRSRKKLIQSRTRIRNEIHNILQRSNIKLTSFITDIFSGSGLRLLNLVINGEVITLRKVSSCMTKRLKSTPEQIFESLDGVLGKNDLSLMVIQMKLLDDYGRAITELDNLIDEQLADQADLLHRLQEIPGISDTTAQTVIAEVGPDVSPFVDAHHLASWAGLCPGSYESAGKKHGSATLHGNGHLKAALVTAAMGAKRTKKSGLKDYYWRISSRMDKQKAVIALAHKLLRIIYALIQNGSTYQEYKKDQRKAITLATNN